The Desulfobaculum xiamenense DNA window CTTGGGCTTTCCATGAACATCGCCCGCAGGCACTTCGCCCCGCGCGGCGTGGAAGCCTACGTGCTGGACATGCTGGAGTTGAGCTTCGGCGTGGTCGTCGATTTCCTCCGCCACCCGGACACGACACCCTCGCGCAGTCTGGACCCCGTCGGCACCCGCCATCTGTGGAGCGTCCGCCAGATTCTGCACCAGCGCGTCCAGCGCAAGGTGCGCCTCGGCAGGCGCACGCTGGGCACGCTGTTCCCTGTCGAAACGCACTTGGCAGCCGTGCCGCGCCCCATCCGCCTGACGCTTGGGCACGCGCCCATGCTGTCGCCGACTCCACGCTGGGGCATCCGGCCTACCGGCACGGACGGCTAGACCGCCAAACGCGTCAGCCGCACGAAGCGTCCCTTCGGCCAACCCCGTCTCCTGTATCCACGTAACCTTCACTCACGGAGACAACGCTCCACGATGCTCGACCTCCTGACCCTCGAAAACGCCGTGGCCCTCGCCACCCTCTCCGCCCTCGAAATCGTCCTCGGCATCGACAACATCGTCTTCATCGCCGTAATCACCAACCGCCTGCCCGCGCACATCCGCAACACGGCGCGCCGCCTGGGCCTCGGGCTGGCCATGGGGTCCCGCATTCTCCTGCTGCTGGGCATCGCCTTCATCATGAAGCTGTCCACGCCGCTGTTCACGCTGTTCGACCACGCCATAACCGGGCGCGACCTCGTCCTGCTTGGCGGCGGGCTCTTCCTGCTGGCCAAGGCGACCTTCGAGATCCACGAAAAGCTGGAGGACCCGGCCCGCAAGGACCACATCCAAGCACGCGGAAAGGGACTGGTCACGGCGATGGTCCAAATCGTCGTGCTCGACCTCGTCTTCTCGCTCGATTCGGTCATCACTGCGGTGGGCATGGCCCGCAGCATAGAGGTGATGATCGCGGCCATCGTTGTGGCTGTCGGA harbors:
- a CDS encoding TerC family protein, translating into MLDLLTLENAVALATLSALEIVLGIDNIVFIAVITNRLPAHIRNTARRLGLGLAMGSRILLLLGIAFIMKLSTPLFTLFDHAITGRDLVLLGGGLFLLAKATFEIHEKLEDPARKDHIQARGKGLVTAMVQIVVLDLVFSLDSVITAVGMARSIEVMIAAIVVAVGVMMLFAGPVSDFVARHPTMQMLAFSFLLLVGVLLVAEGMGKHLDRGYVYFAMAFSLFVEVLNLRMQKARATQPR